The Methanococcoides methylutens MM1 genome has a window encoding:
- a CDS encoding DUF2162 domain-containing protein codes for MNMVLLTVVGILIAILLFGIKTGIGCGFSNRSTKQILALAGSYFILSVIIGSLIGYVDQSNLDLIASMGMSLHVLVALLLIGAGIYTQKQWNCGCDVSHRTFLVISLPCPVCLTALFISCMLLATSLEMSGLWIGFLVGVVFFVSVVATSFLCKKLNKTPETLGNIMMILGIYYLMGAILVPAYIKTKQMNIPAYHAPPVEILPFVVFAIFIAGGFVLEKIRSN; via the coding sequence ATGAATATGGTACTTCTCACTGTAGTGGGAATACTGATAGCCATTCTTCTGTTTGGTATTAAGACCGGAATTGGTTGTGGTTTTTCTAACCGTAGTACAAAACAGATCCTTGCGCTTGCAGGAAGCTATTTCATCCTGTCAGTGATAATCGGCAGCCTCATAGGATATGTTGACCAGTCAAACCTTGACCTCATCGCAAGTATGGGTATGTCCCTGCACGTTCTGGTGGCTTTGCTTCTCATCGGAGCAGGCATCTATACCCAGAAGCAGTGGAACTGTGGTTGTGATGTTTCACACCGCACATTCCTTGTGATCTCCCTTCCGTGTCCGGTTTGTCTGACAGCACTTTTCATATCCTGCATGCTTCTGGCAACATCCCTTGAGATGAGTGGGCTCTGGATCGGATTCCTCGTGGGAGTTGTGTTCTTCGTTTCTGTGGTTGCAACCTCATTTTTATGCAAGAAGCTGAACAAGACACCTGAGACCCTTGGTAACATCATGATGATCCTTGGTATCTACTACCTCATGGGTGCTATCCTGGTGCCTGCTTACATTAAAACAAAACAGATGAACATCCCTGCATATCATGCACCACCTGTGGAGATCCTTCCATTCGTGGTCTTTGCAATATTCATTGCAGGTGGATTTGTTCTTGAAAAAATAAGGAGTAACTAA
- a CDS encoding radical SAM protein, translated as MRTVIIDGYVDEPACFGVPPYISPYIRYIAGALRDRGISEDDIHYFTIDQLRTATADDVLALKSADLVVILSGMTVPGKYLRSSPITPGEIENICSLSQGLKVIGGPIRLGFSKEGGTGASELGIEAEDVVISKQDIEAFVYDLFEEGSLLDPDDINHRLRTVGEIGKWSHLGAFIIEKHPEYPYVMCELETYRGCGRKVHCSFCTERFYGPSDYRPVSDVIDEVSSLYAAGAKYFRIGRQPDLFGFHAKDVGADILQPDPSVLESLYGGIRKVAPDLQVLHMDNANPATIAAYPEQGIEIMKTIIRHHTSGDIAALGMESADPAVVSANDLKAMPEDVMDVIRMFNEVGASRGSNGLPELLPGLNFVHGLPGETKKTFDMNYDFLRDVLDSGLLVRRINIRQVMAFPGTRVYGNDELVGKHKKLFLKYKEKVRKEIDLPMLRKVVPKGTVLRDVMCEVHDESSKHDLTFGRQFGTYPLLVGIPLTLPLWKFTDVVITGHGQRSVKAIPYPLEINSAPLSVIKEIPGISDLEASEIYSGVPYANKNEILEKVSDVERMLDYIIV; from the coding sequence ATGAGAACAGTGATCATAGACGGTTATGTGGACGAGCCCGCATGTTTCGGGGTTCCGCCATACATCTCCCCTTACATTCGCTACATAGCCGGTGCCCTCCGTGACAGGGGAATCTCAGAAGATGATATTCATTATTTTACCATCGATCAGCTCAGGACAGCAACAGCAGACGATGTCCTTGCACTAAAAAGTGCAGACCTTGTTGTCATATTGTCAGGCATGACCGTCCCGGGCAAGTACCTCAGGTCATCCCCTATAACTCCCGGTGAGATCGAGAACATCTGCAGCCTTTCACAGGGACTGAAAGTGATAGGTGGTCCCATCCGTCTCGGTTTCAGTAAAGAGGGTGGTACAGGTGCCAGTGAGCTGGGTATCGAAGCAGAGGATGTTGTCATTTCAAAGCAGGACATCGAGGCTTTCGTCTATGATCTCTTTGAGGAAGGTTCCCTGCTCGATCCGGATGATATTAACCACAGGCTGAGGACAGTAGGTGAGATAGGTAAATGGTCCCATCTTGGTGCTTTTATCATCGAAAAACATCCGGAGTATCCGTATGTTATGTGCGAGCTTGAGACCTATCGTGGCTGTGGCCGTAAGGTCCACTGCTCCTTCTGCACCGAAAGGTTCTACGGGCCTTCGGATTACCGCCCCGTATCCGATGTGATCGATGAAGTATCTTCCCTCTACGCTGCCGGTGCAAAATATTTCCGTATAGGAAGGCAGCCAGATTTGTTCGGTTTCCACGCTAAGGATGTCGGTGCGGACATCCTGCAACCCGACCCTTCTGTTCTGGAATCGCTTTACGGAGGTATACGAAAGGTGGCACCTGATCTTCAGGTGTTGCACATGGACAACGCAAACCCGGCAACGATTGCTGCTTATCCGGAACAGGGTATTGAGATAATGAAGACCATTATCCGCCATCACACATCCGGTGATATTGCTGCTCTTGGAATGGAAAGTGCTGATCCTGCCGTGGTGAGTGCCAATGACCTGAAGGCCATGCCGGAGGATGTTATGGATGTGATCAGGATGTTCAATGAAGTCGGTGCTTCAAGGGGTAGCAACGGACTTCCTGAGCTTTTGCCGGGGTTGAACTTTGTCCACGGTCTTCCCGGGGAGACTAAGAAGACCTTTGATATGAATTATGATTTTCTCAGGGATGTGCTGGACTCAGGACTTCTTGTAAGAAGGATCAATATCCGGCAGGTCATGGCATTTCCGGGTACCCGGGTCTATGGCAATGATGAGCTTGTGGGGAAACACAAGAAGCTGTTCCTGAAGTACAAGGAAAAAGTACGAAAAGAGATCGATCTGCCAATGCTTCGTAAGGTCGTTCCGAAAGGCACCGTACTCAGGGATGTGATGTGTGAGGTACATGATGAAAGCTCAAAACACGATTTGACATTCGGCAGGCAGTTTGGTACCTATCCTTTGCTTGTTGGTATTCCGCTTACACTTCCACTCTGGAAGTTCACCGATGTTGTGATCACTGGGCATGGGCAGCGTTCCGTAAAGGCAATCCCATATCCGCTTGAGATCAATTCAGCACCTCTTTCTGTGATAAAGGAGATCCCTGGTATAAGTGATCTTGAAGCTTCAGAGATCTATAGCGGGGTACCTTATGCAAATAAGAATGAGATCCTGGAAAAGGTAAGTGATGTGGAAAGAATGCTGGACTATATTATAGTGTGA
- the ilvD gene encoding dihydroxy-acid dehydratase, translated as MRSDNTKKGDARAPNRSLLKAIGVTDSEMKKPFIAVVNSWTEFIPGHIHLDKVAEAVKAGIRNAGGVPFEFHTIGICDGIAMGHEGMKYSLPSREAIEDTIEIMIQGQQMDGMVMVTSCDKITPAHLMAAGRLDIPTMVVTGGPMLPGYVDDKYTDLVSVFEGVGSCQSGAVSSDKLKQLEDMCCCGAGSCAGMFTANTMACMTEALGLSLPGCATAHAVDAKKMRMAKDTGERIVELVQEGVTARQIVTERSFENAIMVDLAVGGSTNTTLHLPAIAHEFGIELPLEKFDELSKTTPHLIGLRPGGENFMLDFERAGGVHAIMKRLKTKLNLDEKTITGKTVGENVEEFVIYNPKLNARILTTLEDPLHEEGGIAVLKGNLAPDGAVVKQAAVDEKMLKHTGPARVFNSEEEAMSTIMKGDIKPGDVVVIRYEGPKGGPGMREMLSPTSAIAGMGLIDSVALITDGRFSGGTRGPCIGHISPEAYEGGPIGLIQEGDIIDIDMPGRKLELNVSDEELEKRRADFKPLEKEVTGYLSRYRKTVSSANRGAIRD; from the coding sequence ATGAGAAGTGACAATACAAAGAAAGGAGATGCACGTGCACCGAACCGGTCGCTTTTGAAAGCGATAGGGGTTACCGATTCTGAGATGAAGAAGCCGTTCATAGCTGTTGTGAATTCATGGACTGAGTTCATTCCGGGACACATTCACTTAGACAAGGTCGCAGAAGCGGTAAAGGCCGGTATTCGCAATGCAGGCGGTGTTCCTTTCGAATTCCATACCATAGGCATCTGTGATGGTATCGCAATGGGACACGAAGGAATGAAATATTCCCTTCCAAGCAGGGAAGCCATAGAGGACACCATTGAGATCATGATCCAGGGACAGCAGATGGACGGTATGGTCATGGTAACATCATGTGACAAGATCACACCTGCACACCTAATGGCTGCAGGAAGACTTGACATCCCGACAATGGTCGTCACAGGCGGACCTATGCTTCCGGGATATGTTGATGACAAATATACAGACCTCGTTTCCGTTTTCGAAGGTGTCGGATCCTGCCAGAGCGGTGCAGTCTCATCTGACAAGCTGAAACAGCTTGAAGATATGTGTTGCTGCGGTGCAGGTTCATGTGCAGGAATGTTCACAGCAAATACCATGGCATGCATGACAGAGGCACTTGGACTTAGCCTCCCGGGTTGTGCAACAGCCCATGCAGTTGATGCAAAGAAGATGCGTATGGCAAAAGATACCGGTGAAAGGATCGTGGAGCTTGTACAGGAAGGAGTTACAGCACGCCAGATCGTCACCGAGAGATCCTTTGAGAATGCTATCATGGTCGACCTTGCAGTCGGTGGAAGTACCAACACAACACTTCACCTGCCTGCAATCGCACACGAGTTTGGAATTGAACTTCCGCTTGAGAAGTTCGATGAGCTCAGCAAGACAACTCCACACCTGATAGGACTCAGACCGGGTGGAGAGAACTTCATGCTCGATTTCGAGAGAGCCGGCGGAGTTCATGCGATCATGAAGAGGCTTAAGACAAAACTCAACCTTGATGAAAAGACCATCACCGGAAAGACCGTTGGTGAGAATGTCGAGGAATTCGTAATCTATAATCCAAAACTGAACGCTCGTATCCTGACAACACTTGAGGACCCACTCCACGAGGAAGGTGGAATTGCTGTCCTTAAAGGAAACCTCGCACCGGATGGAGCAGTTGTCAAGCAGGCAGCTGTGGATGAGAAGATGCTCAAACACACCGGCCCTGCAAGAGTATTCAACAGTGAAGAAGAAGCAATGTCAACCATAATGAAGGGTGACATCAAACCCGGAGATGTCGTTGTCATCAGGTATGAGGGACCAAAAGGAGGTCCTGGTATGCGTGAGATGCTCTCCCCAACATCAGCGATCGCTGGAATGGGACTCATCGACTCAGTCGCACTCATCACAGACGGAAGGTTCTCAGGAGGTACAAGAGGACCATGTATCGGCCACATCTCACCTGAAGCCTATGAAGGCGGACCTATCGGCCTGATACAGGAAGGCGATATAATCGATATCGATATGCCTGGAAGAAAGCTTGAACTTAACGTTTCAGACGAAGAACTGGAAAAGAGGAGAGCTGACTTCAAGCCTTTGGAAAAGGAGGTCACAGGTTACCTTTCAAGATACCGAAAAACAGTTAGCTCCGCAAACAGGGGAGCTATCAGGGACTAA
- a CDS encoding NDP-sugar synthase gives MKACIMCGGEGTRLRPLTFDRPKPSIPIMNKPSVVHLIEHLAKEGFNEIVITIGYMAEKIEESLGDGRMFGVHIDYVYEETKLGTAGSVKNAEEYLKDEPFIIVGGDHVMDLNLRNMYRYHETNDAMVTIGLMSIDDPREFGIADMDVNNRIHRFLEKPGPGEIFSNLASTGIYMCCPEIFDWIPENQQYDFAKDLFPALMNDDRKINGMLVRGHWTDVGSAHAYREAQRWMLESLPGTSIEGNFKTKNSRIVGPLKIGNNVSVGSNSALVGPIVIGENTTIGNNVLIGPYTAIGSNCVIKDNSRILSSYIFNDVTIGNNSNASGSIIDNNTVIGKNCSMENGTVIGPRVNINDDSTIHSDVKIWPEINIKAGSRIKETIIDPEFE, from the coding sequence ATGAAAGCGTGTATCATGTGCGGGGGAGAAGGCACACGACTTCGTCCTTTAACCTTTGACAGACCAAAGCCAAGCATACCAATTATGAACAAGCCATCCGTTGTTCATCTGATAGAGCACCTTGCAAAAGAAGGGTTCAATGAGATCGTAATAACGATCGGATACATGGCTGAAAAGATAGAAGAAAGCCTTGGGGACGGGCGTATGTTCGGAGTACATATCGACTACGTCTATGAAGAAACAAAACTGGGTACTGCAGGAAGTGTGAAGAACGCAGAGGAGTACCTCAAGGATGAACCGTTCATCATAGTAGGTGGGGACCACGTTATGGACCTTAACCTTCGTAACATGTACAGATACCATGAGACGAACGATGCAATGGTTACCATCGGACTGATGTCCATTGATGATCCGCGGGAATTCGGTATCGCCGACATGGATGTTAACAACAGGATACACCGATTCCTGGAAAAACCAGGACCCGGAGAGATATTCAGTAATCTTGCCAGCACAGGAATATACATGTGCTGCCCGGAGATCTTCGACTGGATACCTGAAAATCAGCAGTATGATTTCGCAAAGGACCTGTTCCCTGCCTTGATGAATGATGACAGGAAGATCAATGGCATGCTGGTTCGCGGCCACTGGACAGATGTAGGAAGTGCACACGCCTACAGAGAGGCACAGAGATGGATGCTTGAATCTCTTCCCGGAACTTCTATAGAAGGAAATTTCAAGACAAAAAATTCACGAATCGTCGGCCCCCTCAAGATCGGTAACAACGTATCTGTGGGTTCAAACTCCGCACTCGTGGGACCAATTGTCATCGGCGAGAACACAACCATCGGGAACAACGTACTGATTGGACCATACACCGCCATCGGCTCCAACTGTGTCATCAAGGACAACAGCAGGATACTGTCATCATACATATTCAATGATGTCACCATAGGGAACAACTCCAATGCATCCGGATCTATCATTGACAACAACACTGTGATAGGAAAGAACTGCAGCATGGAGAACGGAACAGTGATCGGTCCCCGCGTGAACATCAATGATGACTCCACCATCCATTCCGATGTGAAGATATGGCCAGAGATCAATATCAAAGCAGGATCAAGGATCAAGGAGACAATCATCGACCCTGAATTCGAATAA
- a CDS encoding MotA/TolQ/ExbB proton channel family protein: protein MGIDSSLFQIMYTAASAMLYPVVILLILTIALSLGLIGEFISEYAKRHRNVKELEHIGRSVQENVKNSSYDDAASHLLKLDQNQLVTSFAHDAAEHLKNNALSSIDWLSEEYEVRMTKRLEQTKIMSTVAPMLGLMGTLIPLGPALIGLAQGDILQLANNLMIAFATTVLGLFAGIVGYVLTLVRKRWYWQDMADIDYLVDSMGIGE, encoded by the coding sequence ATGGGTATTGATTCTTCTTTGTTCCAGATCATGTATACCGCTGCATCTGCTATGCTGTATCCGGTGGTAATACTTTTGATCCTGACAATTGCGTTATCACTTGGTCTGATCGGTGAGTTCATTTCAGAATATGCAAAACGTCACCGAAACGTCAAAGAGCTGGAACATATAGGCAGAAGCGTTCAGGAGAATGTAAAGAATTCTTCCTACGACGATGCTGCATCACACCTTCTGAAACTTGACCAGAACCAGCTTGTCACATCATTTGCACATGATGCTGCAGAGCACCTGAAAAATAATGCGCTTTCTTCTATCGACTGGTTGTCAGAAGAGTATGAGGTCAGGATGACAAAGCGTCTGGAGCAAACAAAGATAATGTCCACAGTAGCCCCTATGCTCGGACTGATGGGAACTTTAATTCCACTGGGTCCCGCACTCATCGGTCTTGCACAGGGTGACATTCTCCAGCTCGCTAACAACCTGATGATAGCGTTTGCAACAACAGTTCTTGGCCTTTTTGCAGGTATCGTGGGGTACGTACTTACACTGGTCAGAAAAAGGTGGTATTGGCAGGACATGGCAGATATCGACTATCTCGTTGATTCCATGGGGATTGGAGAATGA
- a CDS encoding DUF2149 domain-containing protein, which yields MRRKRYHRTGILYEEEDQNPLTGVANLFDVAMVFSVALLIALVMSYQLPELLSPTEDITIVKNPGQENMKIIVKEGQDIEVLNMTEQIGGGTGEALGTAYQLADGRVVYVPDSGNETST from the coding sequence ATGAGAAGGAAAAGGTATCATCGGACGGGAATTCTCTACGAGGAAGAGGACCAGAACCCTCTGACCGGAGTGGCCAACCTCTTCGATGTTGCCATGGTATTCTCAGTAGCATTGCTGATCGCTCTTGTGATGTCTTACCAATTGCCTGAGCTGCTAAGTCCGACTGAGGATATAACCATCGTAAAGAATCCCGGTCAGGAGAACATGAAAATTATCGTCAAGGAAGGACAGGACATCGAAGTCCTGAACATGACCGAACAGATCGGTGGGGGCACCGGTGAAGCACTGGGTACAGCCTACCAGCTGGCAGATGGTCGTGTTGTTTACGTTCCCGATTCAGGGAATGAGACGAGCACCTGA
- a CDS encoding peptidylprolyl isomerase — MKKTILLVILACIVLISGCAGNSGDQEDTMVKEGDYITVNYIGQLEDGTIFDTSLEEVAKEAGQYNPAREYNPLGFTVGAGQMIKGFDNGVVGMEIGEERTVTIPAAEAYGEYDEELVQPIEISHLKEMGIEPEVGMALYTQHGQVTVAKMNETHAFIDYNHHLAGKTLVFKITLVSIGQ; from the coding sequence ATGAAAAAAACAATATTACTTGTTATACTTGCATGCATTGTCCTAATAAGTGGTTGTGCGGGCAATTCCGGGGATCAGGAAGATACAATGGTAAAAGAAGGAGATTATATCACTGTCAATTACATTGGCCAGCTTGAAGACGGAACTATCTTTGATACATCACTGGAAGAGGTCGCAAAGGAAGCCGGACAGTATAACCCTGCAAGGGAATACAACCCGCTCGGATTCACTGTAGGTGCAGGCCAGATGATCAAAGGTTTCGACAATGGTGTAGTTGGAATGGAGATCGGAGAAGAACGTACTGTAACTATCCCTGCAGCAGAAGCATATGGAGAGTACGACGAGGAACTTGTCCAGCCGATCGAGATCAGCCATCTAAAAGAGATGGGGATCGAGCCTGAAGTAGGGATGGCACTTTACACCCAGCACGGCCAGGTAACCGTCGCAAAAATGAATGAGACCCATGCATTCATCGATTACAACCACCACCTTGCAGGAAAGACGCTTGTCTTTAAGATAACACTGGTGTCTATCGGACAGTAA
- a CDS encoding lysylphosphatidylglycerol synthase transmembrane domain-containing protein, producing the protein MNRFFKWLVISLLLSFTSIVFLLVFTVDTTTIDSILNIKKEAILAAIALQVFSYIVWGLRTKFMCQSLGHDISLLKTTEIAISSLLVAAVTPSSAGGEALRVHLLSKNEIPIGQATSVVIGERLTDAFLILVTAPIALYIFRGVIPGENFDILLITGEAVLLSALGILIYAVWKPHRIKRMIHFLVHRTRRFHGRKTDEALAHLLKKVDTEVDDFHFGLRYLLRKGRRGLLYGTICTIIYRCTLYSILPIILSGLNQPPEVVVAFAAQILLTIVMIIPATPGASGVAEFGASSLFSVLVASPALIGITVLAWRALTYYTNIIAGSFVSLKVLKDADFMSSSVEK; encoded by the coding sequence ATGAATCGATTCTTTAAGTGGCTCGTAATATCACTGCTGTTAAGCTTTACATCAATTGTATTTTTGCTGGTCTTCACAGTGGATACGACCACGATCGATTCCATCCTTAACATCAAAAAGGAAGCGATCTTAGCTGCCATCGCACTTCAAGTGTTTTCCTATATTGTCTGGGGACTTCGTACGAAATTTATGTGCCAGTCCCTGGGCCACGATATCAGTTTATTAAAGACCACAGAGATCGCCATATCAAGCCTCCTCGTAGCTGCTGTCACACCGTCTTCTGCCGGAGGAGAGGCCCTAAGGGTGCACCTTCTTTCAAAGAACGAGATCCCGATAGGACAGGCAACATCAGTAGTAATTGGAGAGAGGCTCACTGATGCTTTTTTAATACTCGTGACCGCACCGATAGCACTCTATATCTTCAGAGGTGTCATCCCTGGCGAGAATTTCGACATCCTTCTCATCACCGGAGAAGCGGTGCTCCTCTCAGCCCTTGGAATATTGATATATGCCGTATGGAAACCGCATCGCATAAAGAGAATGATCCATTTCCTCGTGCACAGGACAAGGCGCTTTCACGGAAGGAAGACCGATGAAGCACTTGCACATCTGCTGAAAAAAGTGGATACGGAAGTGGATGATTTCCACTTTGGACTTCGATACCTGTTGAGAAAAGGAAGAAGAGGTCTGCTCTACGGCACAATATGCACAATAATCTATCGCTGCACACTCTATTCCATCCTGCCGATCATACTATCCGGACTGAACCAGCCACCAGAAGTAGTGGTGGCATTCGCAGCACAGATCCTGCTGACGATCGTAATGATCATACCTGCAACCCCGGGAGCAAGCGGAGTTGCAGAGTTCGGTGCAAGCTCACTTTTCTCAGTACTGGTAGCATCCCCGGCATTAATAGGGATAACCGTACTGGCCTGGAGAGCCCTCACATATTATACGAACATAATTGCAGGAAGCTTCGTGAGCCTGAAGGTTTTGAAAGATGCAGATTTCATGAGCAGTTCAGTCGAAAAGTAA
- a CDS encoding OB-fold nucleic acid binding domain-containing protein, translated as MEKEEKIVGVLLVMAILSLAVAYFTYLPGELTGDIQPLTDSSGLGEKVFVEGEVLSKRLTYTGDHLILEVGHRTQPIAVFIPNNKGAEEMNERISRGDQVHVTGILEEYEGELEIVVQKEKDVRIT; from the coding sequence ATGGAAAAGGAAGAAAAGATCGTAGGAGTCCTGCTGGTGATGGCCATCCTGTCACTTGCAGTAGCTTATTTTACATACCTCCCCGGTGAGCTGACAGGTGATATTCAGCCACTGACAGATTCATCCGGACTGGGAGAGAAGGTGTTCGTGGAAGGAGAGGTCTTAAGCAAACGCCTCACATACACCGGAGACCACCTCATTCTTGAAGTTGGTCACAGAACCCAACCCATAGCTGTTTTCATACCTAACAACAAGGGAGCCGAAGAGATGAACGAAAGGATCTCCAGAGGCGATCAGGTACATGTTACAGGCATACTGGAAGAATATGAAGGAGAACTTGAGATCGTCGTCCAGAAGGAAAAGGATGTTCGCATCACCTGA